The window AAAGGCAGCAGGCTTCTCAACGCTGGAATATCTCTGGAAAGCCGCCAAGGGCGACGAAAAGACTCTCAGTGTTCTCACTAAGGGATTCCTCGAGGAGTTCAGGCACCTCTTCCTTGCCATGTCTGGTAAGGCCAACTACTCCAAGGGCTGGCTTGGGCCGAAGCTGGAAAAAGCAGGCATAGTTTCACCCGACTTCAGTAAGGTTCACGGCAGGGAGGCAGGGAAGCTGCGCTCCGACTACCTCGATAAGGTCTACGAGTACATAAAGGCCTGGCTCGACCGCTATCCGAGTGGACTCGACGAGAGGATAATCAAGAAGAGGGAGGAGCAGAGGAAGCAGCTCGAGGAGTACTGGGGCATAGACGATGAGGAGTGGTTCGACTACAGGTGGCAGTTCAGCCATGTCCTCAAGGGCAGGAAGGGCCTTGAAATCCTCAGAGAGCTCAACGAACTTGGCATCGTCAAGGTTCCAGAGGAGGATCTGGAAGAAGTCGAGAGGGCAGTCAAGTATCGCATTCCCTGGGGAATAACACCTTACTACCTCCACCTCTGGGACTTTAAGGAGCCCTACAAGGAGGACAGGCACGTCAGAAGGCAGGTGATGCCGCCCAAGTGGTACATGGACAACATGATACTCCACCGCAAGGACAGAGAGTACGCCTTCGACTTCATGGGCGAGCACGACACCTCTCCGATAGACCTCGTCACGAGGAGGTACGTGATGATAGCGATCCTCAAGGCCTTCGACACCTGCCCGCAGATATGCGTCTACTGCCAGAGGAACTGGGAGGTCCTTGAACCCTTTATGGCAGGCTCGTTCCCGGGATGGGACAAGATAGAGAAGGCTATAGAGTGGTTCGGCGAGCGCGAGTCGATGATAGACGTGCTCATAACCGGAGGAGACCCCTTCGCCCTGAGCAACAAGATTATAGACAAGATAATGTCCCGTCTGAGCGAGTTCGACCACGTCATTAACATCCGCTGGGGAACAAGGATTCCAGTGACCGTCCCAATGCGCGTAACTGAAGAGCTGGCCGAGATACTCGGATCGTACATCGAACCAGGCAAGAGGAACGTGGCCGTCTCGACCCATGTAGAAACGGCCTACGAGGTAACCCCAGAGATGGCCAGGGCAGTCTACAACCTTAGGAGGCAGGGAATATACGTCTACAACCAGCTGGTCTACCAGAGAAACGTCAGCAGGCGCTTCGAGAACGTTGCACTTAGAATAGCCCTCAAGAAGATCGGCATCGATCCATACTACACCTTCTATCCCAAAGGTAAGATCGAGCAGAGAGACTACCTCGTGCCGATAGCGAGGGTCATCCAGGAGAGGAAAGAGGAGGCAAGGCTCCTACCGGGCCAGTTCAGGACTGACGAGCCAATCTTTAACGTGCCGAGGATGGGCAAGAACCACCTGAGGGCTTGGCAGGACAGGGAGCTCATAGCCATAAAGCCCGACGGAAGCAGGGTGTACCTCTTCCACCCGTGGGAGAAAGGCATCAGCGAGACGAAACTCTACACATACACGGACGTCCCAATAGAGGAGTATCTCCGCTATCTGGAGAGCATCGGGGAGAAGAGGGAAGACTACGAGACCATCTGGTACTACTACTGAGGGCTTTCTACTCTTTTTGATATTTTACTGGCAAGAAAAGGTTATAAAGGGGCCCCGATTAGCATCGTGAGGGTCATCATGAGGATAGTTTTTGACATAGGCGGTTCAGTTCTCGTTCCGGACGATCCCGACATCGATTTTATCAAGGCCATCGCGTATGAGCTCACCAAGATAAGCGAGGACCATGAGGTGGCTGTGGTAGTCGGCGGCGGCAAAGTGGCGCGCAAGTACATCAAGGCTGCGAAGACCTTCACGCCCAACGAGACCTTCAAGGACTACATAGGAATTCACATCACCAGGGCCAACGCAATGCTTCTAATAGCTGCGCTCGGCGAGAAAGCTTATCCCTTCGTCGTCCAGGACTTCAGGAAGGCCTGGGAGGTCATACAGCTCAAGAAGATACCCATAATGGGCGGAACTCACCCAGG of the Thermococcus onnurineus NA1 genome contains:
- the pyrH gene encoding UMP kinase; this encodes MRIVFDIGGSVLVPDDPDIDFIKAIAYELTKISEDHEVAVVVGGGKVARKYIKAAKTFTPNETFKDYIGIHITRANAMLLIAALGEKAYPFVVQDFRKAWEVIQLKKIPIMGGTHPGHTTDAVAALLAEYLQADLLIVVTNVDGVYDSDPRKNPNAKKLDRITVDQLVDIAMEGESKAGGSGVVDALAAKFIQRGKIRTYIVGKKDAYSLFDVIKGKHSGTVVEP
- a CDS encoding KamA family radical SAM protein is translated as MIRVESALSAFGVEKSPWGLEQGVGHGEFMEIFEPLPEIGEILQKSESLEEAREKLLEFTKNLGWKFKSGEIEVSPLDRWLAIYACDVFENILSPYNEKAAGFSTLEYLWKAAKGDEKTLSVLTKGFLEEFRHLFLAMSGKANYSKGWLGPKLEKAGIVSPDFSKVHGREAGKLRSDYLDKVYEYIKAWLDRYPSGLDERIIKKREEQRKQLEEYWGIDDEEWFDYRWQFSHVLKGRKGLEILRELNELGIVKVPEEDLEEVERAVKYRIPWGITPYYLHLWDFKEPYKEDRHVRRQVMPPKWYMDNMILHRKDREYAFDFMGEHDTSPIDLVTRRYVMIAILKAFDTCPQICVYCQRNWEVLEPFMAGSFPGWDKIEKAIEWFGERESMIDVLITGGDPFALSNKIIDKIMSRLSEFDHVINIRWGTRIPVTVPMRVTEELAEILGSYIEPGKRNVAVSTHVETAYEVTPEMARAVYNLRRQGIYVYNQLVYQRNVSRRFENVALRIALKKIGIDPYYTFYPKGKIEQRDYLVPIARVIQERKEEARLLPGQFRTDEPIFNVPRMGKNHLRAWQDRELIAIKPDGSRVYLFHPWEKGISETKLYTYTDVPIEEYLRYLESIGEKREDYETIWYYY